From a region of the Hemibagrus wyckioides isolate EC202008001 linkage group LG06, SWU_Hwy_1.0, whole genome shotgun sequence genome:
- the rbm44 gene encoding RNA-binding protein 44 isoform X1, with product MWYPPPVMVPICLAPDPRGSVDVPAAMWPVIPFEQHLYLAVNDVAGYWDRCLSILVEDERKFLLNKSVYDLVKVNYFLELTDPKLLSWYLSISPEDRKLIQEEGGLLKFLQRHPALEVSRHIIHLKQQVIRNCFPVPAPDMSSKPDGSRQAYGVSRCVNCGTSCPSGAEKCRRCSMLILNAEENVRVHEEEKTLQLLPNNVRAELNLYKGHVSEDMAMRSSQQFDKPQSISNSMLAPQSQLLNSFHQPEQPQNNSSDRQLLCQMWEERVHCDGKAFQVFKDQSAQASFLLDRELEMQAHSQSNDHDEVPLQPDSSSDFPNLQEETLSGYYSLNSTTVEHTSAQWSDVTNTSIVATKGSTEASANYEPVTSGTHNFPDSVSFLSQSSEWTDLSEDCQNLSSEDDLECETKADEYHSVNEEESSSLATCPPCVNPSWSESGQSTQESEFTHEGCISSTSLGEPNVKTTKTCKVSAVSLSVSQAVDASSDFRACFTSTQATEITQDFFVKHYQDVSTGTDLCPVNQETQTIQRPTSEKCTITEVYMSDLDALCEEFGKLKMMEELMCLKDKMPSAGGLRSKQQKSCGCGAVPRARWAELRLLALQFAMCQQHCWRRFYTSQEGETSLQGIEAVPDAMSQTLKSLEDSYLKMKRKILEGIPLDNLKPLSVDTKRLTAATCYSPCLIYEAFLSDHLPESSFKASSLKDEGQTNQAEVLKIIATDHGHVNKNTKALGRDSATLTETVNSKKSKLVPGSSKPPGVSSDAKHGAPKDLNSSDSWFDAEEELGYAGCSCKEDRQPELRDHGNSKKEQNVDANRELDQCFLLCVSNLPNTVTEGDLLLWFGNYHTDQVSISNFAHTRVAVVSVRNPDDAEAAVREMNGQSIQGHTLHVEHIHKPPTDGQVTIKESCGQLVDCAPTAHKAGSVGKWLIPQSSNSNFRASRLFRCSLDKLTNICAIPTASGTCVPQHYGTMGSFDTIMAKLTERHPKIGRQQIVTALLELQAKRHGVLSGLPLRDIIDMTSELLTHSATD from the exons ATGTGGTATCCTCCTCCGGTGATGGTACCAATTTGTTTAGCGCCAGACCCGCGCGGATCTGTAGATGTGCCTGCAGCTATGTGGCCCGTTATACCGTTTGAGCAGCACCTGTACCTTGCTGTTAACGACGTGGCCG GCTATTGGGATCGTTGCCTGTCTATTCTCGTTGAGGACGAAAGGAAATTTCTGCTGAACaa GTCTGTGTATGATCTTGTGAAAGTGAACTACTTCCTGGAGTTGACTGATCCAAAGTTGCTTAGTTGGTATCTCTCCATATCTCCAGAagacagaaaactgatacaAG AAGAAGGAGGCCTCCTTAAGTTCCTGCAAAGACACCCTGCTCTTGAAGTATCTAGacatattattcatttaaagc AGCAAGTTATAAGAAATTGCTTTCCTGTTCCTGCACCTGATATGTCTTCAAAACCTGATgg ATCAAGACAGGCTTATGGCGTATCACGTTGTGTAAATTGTGGCACAAGTTGTCCATCTGGTGCTGAAAAGTGCAGACGCTGTAGCATGCTGATCCTAAACGCAGAAGAAAATGTTCGCGTACATG aggaagaaaagacaCTTCAGTTGTTACCAAACAACGTACGAGCGGAGCTGAATCTCTACAAAGGACATGTCAGTGAAGATATGGCAATGAGGAGTTCTCAGCAGTTTGATAAACCGCAGAGTATCTCAAATAGTATGCTTGCCCCACAGAGCCAGCTTTTAAACAGTTTCCATCAACCAGAGCAGCCACAGAACAACTCTAGTGATCGCCAGCTGTTGTGTCAGATGTGGGAGGAAAGAGTGCATTGTGATGGCAAGGCTTTCCAAGTGTTTAAAGATCAGTCAGCGCAAGCAAGCTTTTTGCTTGACAGGGAGCTTGAAATGCAAGCCCACAGTCAAAGTAATGATCATGATGAGGTGCCTCTGCAGCCAGATTCCAGTTCAGATTTTCCTAATCTTCAAGAGGAGACTCTATCAGGGTATTACAGTTTAAACAGCACTACAGTGGAGCACACATCTGCCCAGTGGAGTGACGTCACTAATACCTCCATTGTGGCTACTAAAGGCAGCACTGAAGCATCTGCCAATTATGAGCCTGTGACCTCTGGTACACACAATTTTCCTGATTCTGTATCCTTCCTCAGCCAGTCCTCAGAGTGGACCGATCTCTCAGAGGATTGCCAAAATCTTAGTAGTGAGGATGACCTGGAATGTGAGACAAAGGCAGATGAGTATCATAGTGTGAATGAAGAAGAATCCTCAAGCCTAGCAACTTGCCCTCCATGTGTTAATCCCAGCTGGTCAGAATCTGGTCAGAGTACTCAAGAGAGTGAATTTACACATGAGGGGTGCATTTCTTCCACCAGCCTGGGTGAGCCTAATGTCAAAACTACAAAAACGTGTAAGGTCTCTGCTGTCTCCCTCAGTGTGAGCCAGGCAGTGGATGCCAGCAGTGACTTCAGAGCTTGTTTTACATCCACCCAGGCAACAGAAATCACTCAGGACTTCTTTGTGAAGCATTACCAAGATGTTTCCACTGGCACTGACTTGTGTCCTGTTAACCAGGAGACACAGACAATTCAAAGGCCCACTTCTGAGAAATGCACCATTACTGAAGTCTACATGTCTGACTTGGATGCTCTTTGTGAG GAATTTGGGAAGCTTAAAATGATGGAAGAACTAATGTGTTTAAAGGATAAAATGCCAAG TGCTGGAGGGCTCAGGAGCAAACAGCAGAAGAGTTGTGGATGTGGTGCTGTTCCACGTGCTAGATGGGCAGAGCTGCGTCTACTGGCTCTGCAGTTTGCCATGTGCCAGCAACATTGCTGGAGGCGTTTCTACACCTCACAAGAGGGTGAAACTTCGCTTCAGGG AATCGAAGCAGTACCTGATGCAATGTCACAGACCCTAAAGAGCCTCGAAGACAGTTACCTCAAGATGAAGAGGAAAATACTGGAAGGGATTCCACTGGATAATCTCAAGCCACTGTCTGTGGACACAAAGAGATTAACAGCTGCAACGTGTTACAGCCCATGTTTG ATTTATGAGGCATTTTTAAGTGACCATTTGCCTGAGTCTTCCTTCAA GGCCAGTAGCCTTAAAGATGAGGGCCAGACTAACCAAGCTGAGGTGTTGAAAATAATCGCCACAGACCACGGACATGTCAACAAGAATACAAAAGCTCTTGGG CGTGATTCTGCCACATTGACTGAAACTGTCAACAGTAAGAAAAGTAAACTTGTGCCTGGTTCAAGCAAACCACCAGGAGTTTCTAGTGATGCCAAACATG GTGCTCCTAAAgacctaaacagcagtgattcCTGGTTTGATGCCGAGGAAGAACTGGGATATGCCGGTTGCAGTTGTAAAGAAGACAGACAACCAGAGCTGAGAGATCATGGGAACTCAAAGAAGGAACAAAATG tgGATGCAAACAGAGAGCTCGATCAGTGTTTCTTGCTTTGTGTCTCAAATTTGCCAAACACTGTTACTGAG GGTGATCTGCTGCTTTGGTTTGGAAACTACCACACTGATCAAGTGTCCATTTCCAATTTTGCTCATACCAG GGTTGCAGTAGTGAGTGTAAGGAACCCTGATGATGCAGAAGCTGCGGTAAGAGAGATGAATGGCCAATCCATTCAAGGCCACACTCTCCatgtggaacacatccacaaGCCTCCCACAGATGGTCAGGTCACCATCAAAGAGTCCTGCGGTCAACTTGTGGACTGCGCTCCTACTGCCCATAAAGCAGGGTCTGTAGGAAAATGGCTGATCCCGCAGAGCTCAAATAGTAACTTCCGTGCCTCCAGG ctGTTCCGCTGCAGTCTGGATA
- the rbm44 gene encoding RNA-binding protein 44 isoform X2 has product MSSKPDGSRQAYGVSRCVNCGTSCPSGAEKCRRCSMLILNAEENVRVHEEEKTLQLLPNNVRAELNLYKGHVSEDMAMRSSQQFDKPQSISNSMLAPQSQLLNSFHQPEQPQNNSSDRQLLCQMWEERVHCDGKAFQVFKDQSAQASFLLDRELEMQAHSQSNDHDEVPLQPDSSSDFPNLQEETLSGYYSLNSTTVEHTSAQWSDVTNTSIVATKGSTEASANYEPVTSGTHNFPDSVSFLSQSSEWTDLSEDCQNLSSEDDLECETKADEYHSVNEEESSSLATCPPCVNPSWSESGQSTQESEFTHEGCISSTSLGEPNVKTTKTCKVSAVSLSVSQAVDASSDFRACFTSTQATEITQDFFVKHYQDVSTGTDLCPVNQETQTIQRPTSEKCTITEVYMSDLDALCEEFGKLKMMEELMCLKDKMPSAGGLRSKQQKSCGCGAVPRARWAELRLLALQFAMCQQHCWRRFYTSQEGETSLQGIEAVPDAMSQTLKSLEDSYLKMKRKILEGIPLDNLKPLSVDTKRLTAATCYSPCLIYEAFLSDHLPESSFKASSLKDEGQTNQAEVLKIIATDHGHVNKNTKALGRDSATLTETVNSKKSKLVPGSSKPPGVSSDAKHGAPKDLNSSDSWFDAEEELGYAGCSCKEDRQPELRDHGNSKKEQNVDANRELDQCFLLCVSNLPNTVTEGDLLLWFGNYHTDQVSISNFAHTRVAVVSVRNPDDAEAAVREMNGQSIQGHTLHVEHIHKPPTDGQVTIKESCGQLVDCAPTAHKAGSVGKWLIPQSSNSNFRASRLFRCSLDKLTNICAIPTASGTCVPQHYGTMGSFDTIMAKLTERHPKIGRQQIVTALLELQAKRHGVLSGLPLRDIIDMTSELLTHSATD; this is encoded by the exons ATGTCTTCAAAACCTGATgg ATCAAGACAGGCTTATGGCGTATCACGTTGTGTAAATTGTGGCACAAGTTGTCCATCTGGTGCTGAAAAGTGCAGACGCTGTAGCATGCTGATCCTAAACGCAGAAGAAAATGTTCGCGTACATG aggaagaaaagacaCTTCAGTTGTTACCAAACAACGTACGAGCGGAGCTGAATCTCTACAAAGGACATGTCAGTGAAGATATGGCAATGAGGAGTTCTCAGCAGTTTGATAAACCGCAGAGTATCTCAAATAGTATGCTTGCCCCACAGAGCCAGCTTTTAAACAGTTTCCATCAACCAGAGCAGCCACAGAACAACTCTAGTGATCGCCAGCTGTTGTGTCAGATGTGGGAGGAAAGAGTGCATTGTGATGGCAAGGCTTTCCAAGTGTTTAAAGATCAGTCAGCGCAAGCAAGCTTTTTGCTTGACAGGGAGCTTGAAATGCAAGCCCACAGTCAAAGTAATGATCATGATGAGGTGCCTCTGCAGCCAGATTCCAGTTCAGATTTTCCTAATCTTCAAGAGGAGACTCTATCAGGGTATTACAGTTTAAACAGCACTACAGTGGAGCACACATCTGCCCAGTGGAGTGACGTCACTAATACCTCCATTGTGGCTACTAAAGGCAGCACTGAAGCATCTGCCAATTATGAGCCTGTGACCTCTGGTACACACAATTTTCCTGATTCTGTATCCTTCCTCAGCCAGTCCTCAGAGTGGACCGATCTCTCAGAGGATTGCCAAAATCTTAGTAGTGAGGATGACCTGGAATGTGAGACAAAGGCAGATGAGTATCATAGTGTGAATGAAGAAGAATCCTCAAGCCTAGCAACTTGCCCTCCATGTGTTAATCCCAGCTGGTCAGAATCTGGTCAGAGTACTCAAGAGAGTGAATTTACACATGAGGGGTGCATTTCTTCCACCAGCCTGGGTGAGCCTAATGTCAAAACTACAAAAACGTGTAAGGTCTCTGCTGTCTCCCTCAGTGTGAGCCAGGCAGTGGATGCCAGCAGTGACTTCAGAGCTTGTTTTACATCCACCCAGGCAACAGAAATCACTCAGGACTTCTTTGTGAAGCATTACCAAGATGTTTCCACTGGCACTGACTTGTGTCCTGTTAACCAGGAGACACAGACAATTCAAAGGCCCACTTCTGAGAAATGCACCATTACTGAAGTCTACATGTCTGACTTGGATGCTCTTTGTGAG GAATTTGGGAAGCTTAAAATGATGGAAGAACTAATGTGTTTAAAGGATAAAATGCCAAG TGCTGGAGGGCTCAGGAGCAAACAGCAGAAGAGTTGTGGATGTGGTGCTGTTCCACGTGCTAGATGGGCAGAGCTGCGTCTACTGGCTCTGCAGTTTGCCATGTGCCAGCAACATTGCTGGAGGCGTTTCTACACCTCACAAGAGGGTGAAACTTCGCTTCAGGG AATCGAAGCAGTACCTGATGCAATGTCACAGACCCTAAAGAGCCTCGAAGACAGTTACCTCAAGATGAAGAGGAAAATACTGGAAGGGATTCCACTGGATAATCTCAAGCCACTGTCTGTGGACACAAAGAGATTAACAGCTGCAACGTGTTACAGCCCATGTTTG ATTTATGAGGCATTTTTAAGTGACCATTTGCCTGAGTCTTCCTTCAA GGCCAGTAGCCTTAAAGATGAGGGCCAGACTAACCAAGCTGAGGTGTTGAAAATAATCGCCACAGACCACGGACATGTCAACAAGAATACAAAAGCTCTTGGG CGTGATTCTGCCACATTGACTGAAACTGTCAACAGTAAGAAAAGTAAACTTGTGCCTGGTTCAAGCAAACCACCAGGAGTTTCTAGTGATGCCAAACATG GTGCTCCTAAAgacctaaacagcagtgattcCTGGTTTGATGCCGAGGAAGAACTGGGATATGCCGGTTGCAGTTGTAAAGAAGACAGACAACCAGAGCTGAGAGATCATGGGAACTCAAAGAAGGAACAAAATG tgGATGCAAACAGAGAGCTCGATCAGTGTTTCTTGCTTTGTGTCTCAAATTTGCCAAACACTGTTACTGAG GGTGATCTGCTGCTTTGGTTTGGAAACTACCACACTGATCAAGTGTCCATTTCCAATTTTGCTCATACCAG GGTTGCAGTAGTGAGTGTAAGGAACCCTGATGATGCAGAAGCTGCGGTAAGAGAGATGAATGGCCAATCCATTCAAGGCCACACTCTCCatgtggaacacatccacaaGCCTCCCACAGATGGTCAGGTCACCATCAAAGAGTCCTGCGGTCAACTTGTGGACTGCGCTCCTACTGCCCATAAAGCAGGGTCTGTAGGAAAATGGCTGATCCCGCAGAGCTCAAATAGTAACTTCCGTGCCTCCAGG ctGTTCCGCTGCAGTCTGGATA
- the etv5a gene encoding ETS translocation variant 5a isoform X2, whose amino-acid sequence MDRFYDQQVPFMVPSNKSSQVEETCNRSVNERKRKFVDTELAQDTEELFQDLSQLQEIWIAEAQVPDDEQFVPDFQPDSLTFHGPPPTKIKREMSPSKELSPCSEDRSPMLYGEKCLYNYSAYERKTSVGFKPLTPPSTPVSPCSSTNALPMHEQTPPPVHNSTLGQRSLHGQPAVANSALSQRALPLHSQTPPFAVPCPPQNHNAPFNNEHRFQRQLSEPCLPFPPSETQGKPNYIPQASSTSPRDGRPPYHRQMSEPVVPVHPQGFKQELLDPRYAEQGVPNMGPPQAAFHPMAIKQEPRDFGFDSEVPNCRSSFGRGASFYQSQESFSFDRDQHLYYDDTCVVPERLEGKVKQEPSVFRDGLPYQRRGSLQLWQFLVTLLDDPANGHFIAWTGRGMEFKLIEPEEVARRWGIQKNRPAMNYDKLSRSLRYYYEKGIMQKVAGERYVYKFVCDPEALFSMAFPDNQRPNIKADPDGLPVVDDETLPITHYDEGRSYLVDGGEQCVTGMPFPDSYVY is encoded by the exons ATGGACAGATTTTATGACCAGCAAGTACCATTTATGGTCCCATCAAAT AAATCATCCCAAGTGGAGGAAACGTGCAACAGAAGTGTcaatgaaaggaaaagaaagtttGTAGACACTGAACTTGCTCAGGACACAGAAG AACTCTTCCAGGACCTCAGTCAACTGCAGGAAATCTGGATTGCAGAGG CCCAGGTGCCTGATGATGAACAGTTTGTCCCAGACTTTCAGCCGGACAGCT TGACATTTCATGGCCCTCCTCCAACCAAGATTAAACGGGAGATGAGTCCTTCCAAAGAGCTCTCCCCCTGTAGTGAGGACAGGAGTCCTATGCTGTATGGAGAGAAGTGCCTTTATAACTACAG TGCCTATGAAAGGAAAACCTCTGTTGGGTTCAAGCCTTTGACTCCTCCTTCAACACCTGTGTCACCATGCAGCTCCACCAATGCACTCCCCATGCATGAACAGACGCCTCCTCCGGTCCATAACTCTACATTAGGCCAACGCTCCCTACATGGACAGCCTGCTGTGGCTAATTCCGCCCTCAGTCAGAGGGCCCTCCCACTACACAGCCAGACTCCACCTTTTGCAGTGCCATGTCCACCTCAGAACCACAATGCCCCCTTTAACAATGAGCACAG GTTTCAGCGCCAGCTATCGGAGCCCTGTTTGCCATTCCCGCCCTCCGAAACCCAGGGAAAACCAAACTACATTCCCCAGGCATCAAGCACTTCACCTAGAGATGGGAGGCCACCGTATCATCGGCAAATGTCAGAGCCAgttgttccagttcatcctcaGGGTTTTAAACAGGAACTGTTGGACCCTCGTTATGCTGAGCAGGGTGTACCCAACATGGGTCCACCCCAGGCTGCCTTCCACCCTATGGCCATCAAGCAAGAGCCACGAGACTTTGGCTTCGACTCTG AAGTGCCTAACTGCCGGTCTTCATTTGGGAGAGGAGCAAGCTTTTACCAAAGCCAAGAAA GTTTTTCATTTGATAGAGATCAGCACTTGTATTATGATGATACATGCGTTGTTCCCGAACGGCTTGAAG GGAAAGTAAAGCAGGAGCCATCTGTATTTCGTGATGGCCTACCTTACCAGCGTCGTGGATCTCTCCAGCTCTGGCAGTTTCTGGTCACACTTCTCGATGATCCTGCCAACGGTCACTTCATTGCTTGGACAGGGCGTGGCATGGAGTTTAAACTCATTGAGCCAGAAGAG GTGGCTCGACGTTGGGGCATTCAGAAAAACCGACCAGCTATGAATTATGACAAGCTGAGTCGCTCTCTGCGCTACTACTATGAGAAAGGCATCATGCAGAAG gTTGCTGGCGAGAGGTACGTCTACAAGTTTGTGTGCGACCCTGAGGCCCTCTTCTCCATGGCTTTTCCAGACAACCAGAGGCCAAACATTAAGGCTGATCCCGATGGCCTGCCTGTGGTGGATGATGAAACACTACCCATCACTCACTACGATGAAGGACGCTCTTACCTGGTAGACGGAGGAGAGCAGTGTGTCACTGGGATGCCTTTCCCTGACAGCTATGTGTACTGA
- the etv5a gene encoding ETS translocation variant 5a isoform X1: MDRFYDQQVPFMVPSNQKSSQVEETCNRSVNERKRKFVDTELAQDTEELFQDLSQLQEIWIAEAQVPDDEQFVPDFQPDSLTFHGPPPTKIKREMSPSKELSPCSEDRSPMLYGEKCLYNYSAYERKTSVGFKPLTPPSTPVSPCSSTNALPMHEQTPPPVHNSTLGQRSLHGQPAVANSALSQRALPLHSQTPPFAVPCPPQNHNAPFNNEHRFQRQLSEPCLPFPPSETQGKPNYIPQASSTSPRDGRPPYHRQMSEPVVPVHPQGFKQELLDPRYAEQGVPNMGPPQAAFHPMAIKQEPRDFGFDSEVPNCRSSFGRGASFYQSQESFSFDRDQHLYYDDTCVVPERLEGKVKQEPSVFRDGLPYQRRGSLQLWQFLVTLLDDPANGHFIAWTGRGMEFKLIEPEEVARRWGIQKNRPAMNYDKLSRSLRYYYEKGIMQKVAGERYVYKFVCDPEALFSMAFPDNQRPNIKADPDGLPVVDDETLPITHYDEGRSYLVDGGEQCVTGMPFPDSYVY; this comes from the exons ATGGACAGATTTTATGACCAGCAAGTACCATTTATGGTCCCATCAAAT CAGAAATCATCCCAAGTGGAGGAAACGTGCAACAGAAGTGTcaatgaaaggaaaagaaagtttGTAGACACTGAACTTGCTCAGGACACAGAAG AACTCTTCCAGGACCTCAGTCAACTGCAGGAAATCTGGATTGCAGAGG CCCAGGTGCCTGATGATGAACAGTTTGTCCCAGACTTTCAGCCGGACAGCT TGACATTTCATGGCCCTCCTCCAACCAAGATTAAACGGGAGATGAGTCCTTCCAAAGAGCTCTCCCCCTGTAGTGAGGACAGGAGTCCTATGCTGTATGGAGAGAAGTGCCTTTATAACTACAG TGCCTATGAAAGGAAAACCTCTGTTGGGTTCAAGCCTTTGACTCCTCCTTCAACACCTGTGTCACCATGCAGCTCCACCAATGCACTCCCCATGCATGAACAGACGCCTCCTCCGGTCCATAACTCTACATTAGGCCAACGCTCCCTACATGGACAGCCTGCTGTGGCTAATTCCGCCCTCAGTCAGAGGGCCCTCCCACTACACAGCCAGACTCCACCTTTTGCAGTGCCATGTCCACCTCAGAACCACAATGCCCCCTTTAACAATGAGCACAG GTTTCAGCGCCAGCTATCGGAGCCCTGTTTGCCATTCCCGCCCTCCGAAACCCAGGGAAAACCAAACTACATTCCCCAGGCATCAAGCACTTCACCTAGAGATGGGAGGCCACCGTATCATCGGCAAATGTCAGAGCCAgttgttccagttcatcctcaGGGTTTTAAACAGGAACTGTTGGACCCTCGTTATGCTGAGCAGGGTGTACCCAACATGGGTCCACCCCAGGCTGCCTTCCACCCTATGGCCATCAAGCAAGAGCCACGAGACTTTGGCTTCGACTCTG AAGTGCCTAACTGCCGGTCTTCATTTGGGAGAGGAGCAAGCTTTTACCAAAGCCAAGAAA GTTTTTCATTTGATAGAGATCAGCACTTGTATTATGATGATACATGCGTTGTTCCCGAACGGCTTGAAG GGAAAGTAAAGCAGGAGCCATCTGTATTTCGTGATGGCCTACCTTACCAGCGTCGTGGATCTCTCCAGCTCTGGCAGTTTCTGGTCACACTTCTCGATGATCCTGCCAACGGTCACTTCATTGCTTGGACAGGGCGTGGCATGGAGTTTAAACTCATTGAGCCAGAAGAG GTGGCTCGACGTTGGGGCATTCAGAAAAACCGACCAGCTATGAATTATGACAAGCTGAGTCGCTCTCTGCGCTACTACTATGAGAAAGGCATCATGCAGAAG gTTGCTGGCGAGAGGTACGTCTACAAGTTTGTGTGCGACCCTGAGGCCCTCTTCTCCATGGCTTTTCCAGACAACCAGAGGCCAAACATTAAGGCTGATCCCGATGGCCTGCCTGTGGTGGATGATGAAACACTACCCATCACTCACTACGATGAAGGACGCTCTTACCTGGTAGACGGAGGAGAGCAGTGTGTCACTGGGATGCCTTTCCCTGACAGCTATGTGTACTGA